GAACAGTGTATTTCATTTTTCAACCCGCAGAAGAAAGCAATGCCGGGGCAAAATGCATGATTGAGGCGGGCTTATTCCAGCGCTTCCCCATCACCGAAGTGTACGGAATGCATAATTGGCCGGGGATTCCCACCGGGCAGTTTGCGGTGCATTCCGGCGCGGTCATGGCATCGACCGACAGTTTCGACATTGAAATCCAAGCGCAAGGCGGTCATGCCGCGATGCCGGATACAGTCATTGACCCGGTATTGGTTGCCGGGCATATTATTACGGCAACGCAAAGCATTGTCGCACGTAACCTGAAACCCACCAGCGGCGGCGTGATTAGCATTACCAAAATGCTCGGCGGCAGTGCTTACAATGTGATCCCTGAAACCGTGAGTTTGCATGGCACTATCCGCAGCCTTGATCCGCAAGATCGCGCCTTATTGAAGCAACGCCTGCAACACTTGGTAGAACACACCGCGCAAGCGTTTGCTGCCAGTGCCAGTGTGCGTTTTATGGAAGGCTACCCCGCCACTATCAACCATTCCAGCAATGCCGAAGCCTGTTATCAGGTCACGACCGCGTTAGTGGGCGAGGCATGTGTGCAATGGAACCCGCCACCGAGCATGGGTGCGGAAGATTTCGCCTATATGCTGCAACACCGCCCCGGTGCGTACATCTGGATCGGCAATGGCGACGCGAACGAAAGCCGCGCTTTGCACAATCCGTATTACGATTTCAACGACAATATCTTGCCGCTAGGGGCAAGTTACTGGGTGCGTTTAGTGCAACACTTGTGTCGTTAAGGTTGCACCAGCAACGGCTTGTATTTGCCAGTCCCGGTGCGCAGGGTCTGGCGAATCGCTTTCAAAAGTGGGCGATATTTGCCGTCGCCAGAAACACACTGATCAATGGAACCGCCACCTGCCCCCGGTGGTAGGCATTCACGCCCTAACTCCCACAGCATCACCCCACCCAAACCTTTTTCTTTGACGTACTTAACCTTTTCCGACACCGAACGCGCATCGTTGTAGGAGATGAACATGTCAGCATCTGAACCGGCTTTATTGATACTCAAGTAGGGCATTTTGGCTTTATCGTCCCAACGGTAATACTCCGGTTTGTAGCTGCAATCGTTACTTGCCCCCTTGACACATTGATAACCGGGCTTCATTAATTGCGAATAACGACCACGATCAATCTTGTCGCCACCCGAAGATTCCCACGTACCCGGCAAAGCAGTCCAGGTTTGCATGGGAGCTGTCACGCCATCGGTGGTAGAGGTTACTTTTCCTCCAATCCAACCGCGTATTTCACCGCTGATACCCAACCCCAGTTTACTGGGCAATACCCCAGCACTGATGAATTGCTGAAGCGCTCTGTCCGCTGACATTACCGATCTCGCAGGGTTGGTTGGATATTTATTGCCGCCGTCGTATAACGCACCGTCGTGCCAAGTAACCCCGTCATTAGCAATCGCTAAGTCATAAGCCATGACATTAATTTGATCCAATTTATCTTGCAGCTTAGTCAAGAGCTTACGTAAATTACCAGTGCTGTTATCGACCACCACTTCAATACCGGTCGCAATCGCTAATAACGGGCGTTCCACCAACATACCGGGATTGTTGGTTTTATTAAGCGTCTTCATTTGGGCTTGCAATTCGGTGATGAACGCTTCGTAATTCGGGTTATTGCCGGAACTGTCCGCTGTGACAGGCTCTAGGTCAATATCAAGCCCATCGTAACCGGGGCCAGTGCCGTTTTTAAGTACATCAATGAGTTGAGTTACCAAGGTTCGCCGCTTGGCTGCATCTGCCAATACCGGGGCATACCCACCAAAATTGACGACACTGAATAAAACTTTTACGCCTTTTGCATGAGCTTGCTCAATCAACCCTGTCCGCCGACTTTCGCTATCCAACCCCCAGCCGCCGTAATTCAGGTCTAATGTGCCATTGCTGTTCAGCCCTGCCGCGTGATGAATAATATGCGTGAGGGTGTCCCAGTCCTCATCGTTAAGAATGCCAACGGTGCCATCGCTGCGGTGCCATTCGCCCGTGACATAACCCGTTACCCACGGCTTGGTAATCTTTTCACCGGCGTGAACGGCAGGTGGTACCACCAACGCCAGTAATGCCAGTAGCCCTGTCGCCATCACCGCATTAACGTTGGCCATTGTCATTCTCATGGCGTATCCTCCTAATGTGCTTTCTGCATTAGCTTTAAAAACGTTATATTAGCTTAGTATTGTTTTGCATAAAACCAATGAATAAATATTGTGCGTTCGTCATGAAAAATAATGAAATTTTCACTGAACTACTTAACATAGGCTCACTCTAATCTTACACCAGAGTTTGGGAAAACATGGCGACAGCCAAAAATACAATTTCTATTAAGGAGCTATACATGAAAACCGTTATTTATTCACTGGGGGCTTTGACACTGGCGGCAGCATTGACTGCTTGCGGTACACCAATGACTAATTCACAAACTGGCGCAATGGCTGGTGCCGTACTCGGTGGTGTTGCAGGCAACCAAGTAGGCCAAGGCCAAGGTAAAACCGCCGCAACCATCGTAGGAACCATGGTCGGCAGCGCTGTCGGTGGTCAAATGGGTGCCCAGCAAGACCGTTACTACCAACAGCCGCAACCAGCACCGTATTACAACAACCGGGGCTACTAAGCCTCGCACAGACTCGCTGCTGCACGCTTGGGCAGCGAGTGCCTCTCTCCCAAAACATCAGAACAGGAGTGTCCCGATGAGAACATTAATAAATCATTCTCGCCTTGCAACCGCACTGGTCGCATCCGTTCTACTGAGTGGATGCGTCGACACTGCGCCCATTAACAACACCCAGACTGGTTCAATGATTGGCGCAGTATTGGGCGGTGTTGCAGGTAATCAATTCGGCAATGGTGACGGCAAAACTGCCATGACCATCATCGGCACCATGATGGGCAGCTACCTCGGCAGCCAATGGGGAGCGCAATTGGACACGCGTGACCAACAAAATTTAGGTCAATCCATTTACAGCGGTCGCCCAGCCACCTGGCAAAACCCAAACACCGGCTACCAATACAACGTCAACCCCGGTCAGGTTTACCGCGCTAGCGTCAACAACCAAAGTACCGTCTGTCGCCCTGTGACCATTGTGGGTACGATTGATGGCAGAAACCAAAATATCCAAACCCAAGCTTGCCAAGACAGCCGTGGGCAGTGGCAACTGTCACGCTGATGCCTTTATCGGCACACTAATTCCTTTAACCCGTTACCCTCTTTCACGGGGGGCGGGTTTCTGTATTACAATCCATGCTTGATAGCCACAACAAGAGCAATGTATGGATATAGTTTATGTACGCGACCTGCGCCTCGATGCCCGCATCGGCATTTACGAGTGGGAAAAACGCATCCTGCAAAAAATTCGCATTGATTTGGAAATGGCGTGGGATAACCGCATCCCCGCCGCCAGCGACGCCATTAAAGACACCCTCAACTACAAAACCGCTGCCAAGCGTGTCATGCAACTGGTCGACAGCGCTCATTACGAATTAGTCGAGCGCCTCGCAGAAACCATCGCAGAAACCCTCATGCAAGAATTGCACATTCCTTGGATACAAGTCACCGTCGGCAAACCCGGCGCAGTACGCGGTGCGAGCGAAGTCGGTGTTAAAATTGAACGTGGCAATCGGCAATGGCAAACGTCTATTTAAGCCTTGGCAGCAATATCGCACGCGAAGCCAACCTGTGCAGCGCGATGCAACGTTTGCAGCAAGATTTTGGTCACGTGGTGTTTTCGCACGTCTATGAAACGCCCGCCGCAGGGTTTGCGGGTGAACCCTTTTTCAATTTAGCCGCTGGCCTTACCACCGCGCTAACGCCAACCGCCCTGAAACACTATTTACGGGAATTGGAACAAACCCACGGACGCTTGCGTGGCGAGGAGAAGTTCAGCCCTCGCACCCTAGACGTTGATCTGTTGCTTTACGATGATTGGAACTTGCAACCGACCACCAATTTGCCGCACCAAGACATTCTCACTTATGCATTTGTGCTGTTCCCGCTGGCGGAAATTGCTTCAACGGTCATGCACCCCGTGTTGCAACGCGCTATCGGCGAGATTGCTCGCGAATCAACGCTGTCGGCGGCAATGATGCGCCCTGTTACCTTAAATTGCGGCGCTTAAGCCGTGAAGTGCGCTTTCAGTTGTTGAATAAAATGATCCAAACGCTGATCAAGGCTGCTGCCCATACGTCCCTTGATGCGCCCTAGTGGGCTGCGGGTTTCCAGCATTTCCGTAAAAGTGACGCGCGTGCCACCGGGAACGGCATTCAGGCGGGCATGACGAGTCCCCTTATTGCTACCCTGCGTCATTTCTACCAGCAATTCTTTCAGCGGTAACTCTTTCAGCTTACGCAATACTAGCGGACGCTGATTAGCCACTTGCTCAACCCAACGCAAGCCCTCGTCATCATCCAGCATTTGCATACTGGTCAGATCAGCACGCCATTGTGCTTGCTGCGAAAAATCGCTGAGCGCATTCCACACGGCATCGGCAGGCGCTTTGATTAATTCGACCCGCGTCACTTGTTGATAGGGTGAAATCAAAAACCCCACCAATACCGGCAGCAACAGCAGCAGGATAACCAGCGTTATTACAACCCACATCATACGGTGTTCCCTCAAGTTTTTCCGTAAACGCAAAAACCCGGCGAAGCCGGGCTTTGGAAAGAATCGCAGATCAGTAAGCAATTACTTGATCTTGGCTTCCTTAAACATAACATGTTTACGCACAACCGGATCGTACTTGCTGAACTCTAATTTGTCCGGCGTGGTGCGCTTGTTCTTGGTTGTAGTATAGAAAAATCCAGTTCCTGCGGAAGAAACCAGCTTGATTTTATCACGACCGCCTTTCTTAGCCATTCGCTGTTACCTCCGGTAAATTAAACTTTTTCGCCACGGCCACGAATATCAGCAAGAATGGTATCAATACCCAACTTGTCGATAATACGCATACCTTTTGCAGAAACGCGCAGGCGAACCCAGCGTCCTTCGCTTTCGACCCAGAAGCGCTTCGCGTGCAGGTTAGGCAGGAAACGGCGCTTGGTTCTATTGTTAGCGTGCGACACATTGTTACCTGTGACGGGACGCTTACCTGTTACTTGACATACACGAGACATCGGGATACTCCAGATCTGCGATTCTTGAACTCTAAAGGCGCGTGAGGATACCAGAAGCCCCCCCTGCAAGCAACCCAAGCACCTGTTTTTTTACACAAGGCTCATAACAATGGCGCCAGCAATCGCGCAATATTTTCAGCCAAACGCTGCCATTTGCCCAATTGACGGCGCTGGGCTTCCGTCACTTCCTGCGTATTTGCACAAGCGTTTAGAAAATCTTGTTCCAGCTTACTGGCGATTTCGGCGCTGTAAAAAAAGATGTTGCCTTCAAAATTGAGGCGAAAACTGCGCTGATCCATATTCGCCGACCCCAGCGTCGCGAAATTGCTGTCGATCATCACCGCTTTGGCATGAGGCATGGCACGGTACATTTCAAACACGCGCACGCCCGCCGCCAGCAAATCGTCTATAAAGGAGCGCCCCGCGTACAATACCAGCGGATGATCCGATTTCCCCGGCAATAGCAAGCGCACATCCACGCCGCGCAATGCTGCTGTTTGCAAGGCCATCAGAATCGGGCGATCCGGCACGAAATACGGCGTTTCAATCCAAATCCGCGTATTCGCCAGATTCATCGCCGCAAACAACACGGTATGAATCGCTTGCCAACGTTCATCCGCAGGCCCGCTGGCAAGGAATTGCGCGTGAATCGTTCCGGCATCCGCAATCACCGGAAAATACACCTCGCTCACCAAATCTTCGCCGGTAGCGTGATACCAATCCTGACAAAACACCTCCTGCAAGGTATACACCACCGGCCCCTGAATTCGTGCGTGCAAATCTTGCCAAGGCTCGCCTCTGCCCGCGTACACATCGCCGACATTCATCCCGCCCGTAAAAGCCAGCATGCCATCAATAATGACCACTTTACGGTGATTGCGATTGTTCAGATTAAGCTGGCGGCTTAACACATTCACTTTCAGAAAACGTTCGACTTGCCCGCCTGCGGCTAACAGTGGCGCAAAAAAGCGTGCATTGGCCTGACGCGAACCCACATCATCCACCAGCAAACGCACCGTGACCCCACGCTGTGCCGCTTGCACCAAGGCATTGCGCAAACGTTCGCCGGTATAATCCGCCTCCCAGATATAGTAGACCAGATGAATATGCTGGGTAGCAGCGGCGAAAGCCTGTTCCAAGACCGCAAATAGCTGTTCACCTTCGCGCATAATGTCGACGGCATTGCCACCGACGGGGCCGATTTCATCCAGCTTATTGACCAATTTGAGTAATGACGGCGGAATCCCGCGAATATATTGCTGACCATTCAAGCAAACCTGCACATTTTGTAACGTATTCGCCAACTTTTCCTCGACCCGACGGCGTTTGCGACGGCGCAAATGCAAGCGCGTCGTGCCAAACACCCAAAAACTTAGCAGCCCAATAAAAGGCACAAAGACAATCGCCAACACCCACGCCAGTGTCGCCCCCGACTCACGGCGTTGCTGCACCACTGTCGGTAACAAGGTAGCGACAATAATAACGTCCAACAATAATAAGCCGGTATTAAACCAACTTGTCAGGTAAGCCGTCACGAATATCCCTTCCACAGGCGGTTAACCGAGCGTATTGCGATCAACCCAACGTACCGTGCCATTACTCAAGGTTTCACGCTTCCAGAAAGGTGCGGTGTGTTTGAGCGTTTCCATCAAATGACGGCAAGCCTCAAACGCAGCGGCGCGATGAGCTGACCACACTGCCACCAACACAATCGGTTGCGCTGGTAAGATTTCGCCAACACGGTGCACCACCAACGCCGCATCCAGCGACCAGCGTTGCGCCGCTTCCGCCACCAGCGTTGCCAATTGGCGCTCGGTCATGCCGGGGTAATGCTCCAAATACATGCCCGTCACGTCATCGCTTTCGTTGAAATCGCGCATTGTGCCGACGAATACAGCGGTTGCCCCGGAACGCGCATTGTCCGGCAACTGTCGCGCTTGCCAATCGGCGAGGTATTGCCAAGGCTCAAACGGCATGTCGCGCACGTCAACGTGTTGCATGATCAGCCTCCGGTAACGGGTGGGAAAAACGCCACTTCATCGCCCGGTTGCACCAAGCTGTCAGCATCCACATACGTTTGATTGATGGACATCAACACATTATCCGGCAAATGCGCTTCACCGCTGCTGCGCTGCCAGACTTCTTGCAAGGTCAACGGCGTATCGGTTTCCAGCAGCCGTTGGCTTTGCCCGATGCGTTCGCGCAGGCTGGCGAAAAACAGTACTTTAATGGGCATTTAAACCTCCCTTTATTGGATTTTGATGGGCTTCTTCTAATAACCATTCCACAAATACATCGCAAGCGCGTTGATTTAAGGGCGCGGATTGCGGGCGAAACACGTAGTAAGCG
The DNA window shown above is from Candidatus Thiothrix sulfatifontis and carries:
- a CDS encoding glycine zipper 2TM domain-containing protein: MRTLINHSRLATALVASVLLSGCVDTAPINNTQTGSMIGAVLGGVAGNQFGNGDGKTAMTIIGTMMGSYLGSQWGAQLDTRDQQNLGQSIYSGRPATWQNPNTGYQYNVNPGQVYRASVNNQSTVCRPVTIVGTIDGRNQNIQTQACQDSRGQWQLSR
- a CDS encoding SRPBCC family protein, which produces MMWVVITLVILLLLLPVLVGFLISPYQQVTRVELIKAPADAVWNALSDFSQQAQWRADLTSMQMLDDDEGLRWVEQVANQRPLVLRKLKELPLKELLVEMTQGSNKGTRHARLNAVPGGTRVTFTEMLETRSPLGRIKGRMGSSLDQRLDHFIQQLKAHFTA
- a CDS encoding molybdenum cofactor biosynthesis protein MoaE yields the protein MQHVDVRDMPFEPWQYLADWQARQLPDNARSGATAVFVGTMRDFNESDDVTGMYLEHYPGMTERQLATLVAEAAQRWSLDAALVVHRVGEILPAQPIVLVAVWSAHRAAAFEACRHLMETLKHTAPFWKRETLSNGTVRWVDRNTLG
- the rpmB gene encoding 50S ribosomal protein L28 — protein: MSRVCQVTGKRPVTGNNVSHANNRTKRRFLPNLHAKRFWVESEGRWVRLRVSAKGMRIIDKLGIDTILADIRGRGEKV
- a CDS encoding glycine zipper 2TM domain-containing protein, with product MKTVIYSLGALTLAAALTACGTPMTNSQTGAMAGAVLGGVAGNQVGQGQGKTAATIVGTMVGSAVGGQMGAQQDRYYQQPQPAPYYNNRGY
- a CDS encoding M20 family metallopeptidase — encoded protein: MTAKLDPIAASHALHAAMQQWRRDIHQHPETAYEEFRTSAQVAARLQALGMEVHTGIGETGVVGVLPGKQPGVKHVGLRADMDALPLTELNTFAHASCHHGKMHGCGHDGHTTMLLGAATILAQHPDFAGTVYFIFQPAEESNAGAKCMIEAGLFQRFPITEVYGMHNWPGIPTGQFAVHSGAVMASTDSFDIEIQAQGGHAAMPDTVIDPVLVAGHIITATQSIVARNLKPTSGGVISITKMLGGSAYNVIPETVSLHGTIRSLDPQDRALLKQRLQHLVEHTAQAFAASASVRFMEGYPATINHSSNAEACYQVTTALVGEACVQWNPPPSMGAEDFAYMLQHRPGAYIWIGNGDANESRALHNPYYDFNDNILPLGASYWVRLVQHLCR
- the cls gene encoding cardiolipin synthase — protein: MTAYLTSWFNTGLLLLDVIIVATLLPTVVQQRRESGATLAWVLAIVFVPFIGLLSFWVFGTTRLHLRRRKRRRVEEKLANTLQNVQVCLNGQQYIRGIPPSLLKLVNKLDEIGPVGGNAVDIMREGEQLFAVLEQAFAAATQHIHLVYYIWEADYTGERLRNALVQAAQRGVTVRLLVDDVGSRQANARFFAPLLAAGGQVERFLKVNVLSRQLNLNNRNHRKVVIIDGMLAFTGGMNVGDVYAGRGEPWQDLHARIQGPVVYTLQEVFCQDWYHATGEDLVSEVYFPVIADAGTIHAQFLASGPADERWQAIHTVLFAAMNLANTRIWIETPYFVPDRPILMALQTAALRGVDVRLLLPGKSDHPLVLYAGRSFIDDLLAAGVRVFEMYRAMPHAKAVMIDSNFATLGSANMDQRSFRLNFEGNIFFYSAEIASKLEQDFLNACANTQEVTEAQRRQLGKWQRLAENIARLLAPLL
- a CDS encoding glycoside hydrolase family 18 protein, with product MRMTMANVNAVMATGLLALLALVVPPAVHAGEKITKPWVTGYVTGEWHRSDGTVGILNDEDWDTLTHIIHHAAGLNSNGTLDLNYGGWGLDSESRRTGLIEQAHAKGVKVLFSVVNFGGYAPVLADAAKRRTLVTQLIDVLKNGTGPGYDGLDIDLEPVTADSSGNNPNYEAFITELQAQMKTLNKTNNPGMLVERPLLAIATGIEVVVDNSTGNLRKLLTKLQDKLDQINVMAYDLAIANDGVTWHDGALYDGGNKYPTNPARSVMSADRALQQFISAGVLPSKLGLGISGEIRGWIGGKVTSTTDGVTAPMQTWTALPGTWESSGGDKIDRGRYSQLMKPGYQCVKGASNDCSYKPEYYRWDDKAKMPYLSINKAGSDADMFISYNDARSVSEKVKYVKEKGLGGVMLWELGRECLPPGAGGGSIDQCVSGDGKYRPLLKAIRQTLRTGTGKYKPLLVQP
- the folK gene encoding 2-amino-4-hydroxy-6-hydroxymethyldihydropteridine diphosphokinase, which translates into the protein MANVYLSLGSNIAREANLCSAMQRLQQDFGHVVFSHVYETPAAGFAGEPFFNLAAGLTTALTPTALKHYLRELEQTHGRLRGEEKFSPRTLDVDLLLYDDWNLQPTTNLPHQDILTYAFVLFPLAEIASTVMHPVLQRAIGEIARESTLSAAMMRPVTLNCGA
- the rpmG gene encoding 50S ribosomal protein L33; the encoded protein is MAKKGGRDKIKLVSSAGTGFFYTTTKNKRTTPDKLEFSKYDPVVRKHVMFKEAKIK
- the moaD gene encoding molybdopterin converting factor subunit 1 translates to MPIKVLFFASLRERIGQSQRLLETDTPLTLQEVWQRSSGEAHLPDNVLMSINQTYVDADSLVQPGDEVAFFPPVTGG
- the folB gene encoding dihydroneopterin aldolase — protein: MDIVYVRDLRLDARIGIYEWEKRILQKIRIDLEMAWDNRIPAASDAIKDTLNYKTAAKRVMQLVDSAHYELVERLAETIAETLMQELHIPWIQVTVGKPGAVRGASEVGVKIERGNRQWQTSI